The following are encoded in a window of Clostridia bacterium genomic DNA:
- a CDS encoding V-type ATP synthase subunit K, which yields MLLNLLAFFETLDAATTPLQLGPALAFLAMAVAFIPAGIGSAMAVCRSGQTAAGISAEKPELYSKLQIIMLLPATQGLYGFIVAFLIGLKINIFGAIVPLTVEQGLSYLFAALPVALVGFLSAIYQAKMASSACIMVSKNPSMSGKGILMVAAIELYAIFGLLTSFLIVWFGVAV from the coding sequence ATGTTACTCAACCTACTAGCTTTTTTTGAAACTCTCGACGCTGCTACAACGCCTCTACAACTCGGGCCTGCGCTTGCTTTTCTTGCAATGGCGGTAGCCTTTATTCCAGCAGGCATTGGTAGCGCAATGGCGGTATGCCGTAGCGGTCAAACGGCTGCCGGTATTTCGGCAGAAAAACCCGAGCTTTATTCAAAATTACAAATTATTATGCTCTTACCTGCAACGCAAGGTTTGTACGGTTTTATCGTAGCGTTCTTAATCGGGCTAAAAATTAATATTTTTGGAGCAATCGTACCTCTTACCGTCGAACAAGGGCTTTCTTATTTATTTGCTGCCCTGCCGGTTGCTTTGGTAGGCTTTTTAAGCGCAATTTATCAAGCAAAAATGGCAAGCTCGGCGTGCATAATGGTATCGAAAAATCCTTCTATGAGTGGCAAAGGCATACTAATGGTAGCCGCAATCGAATTGTACGCTATATTCGGGCTACTAACCAGTTTCTT